A genomic segment from Nocardiopsis sp. Huas11 encodes:
- a CDS encoding MerR family transcriptional regulator: MAWSTRQVAELAGTTVKAVRYYHRIGLLDVPERTANGYKQYEVAHLVRLLRIRRLSDLGVPLSEVAAMERADEDPDEAIRALDAELAATVDRLNRVREELAVLLRHRAPAHVPPAFAPVSGDLSDRQRSLLTVYSSVLSEESLEEFRALISEPDDTEEEFEGLDPDADDAAVDGLAARMLPAVLRNRERMPRSTALAADAPGGARRAADTMAEAMAQLYNPAQLRVLRRLSTLLAQEDSTTGEGSS, encoded by the coding sequence GTGGCGTGGAGTACACGGCAGGTCGCCGAACTCGCCGGGACGACGGTGAAGGCCGTCCGCTACTACCACCGGATCGGGTTGCTGGACGTGCCGGAGCGGACGGCGAACGGCTACAAGCAGTACGAGGTCGCGCACCTGGTGCGCCTGCTGAGGATCAGGCGCCTGAGCGATCTGGGGGTGCCGCTGTCGGAGGTGGCGGCGATGGAACGGGCCGACGAGGACCCGGACGAGGCGATCCGCGCGCTGGACGCGGAACTGGCGGCGACCGTGGACCGGCTCAACCGTGTGCGGGAGGAACTGGCCGTCCTCCTGCGACACCGGGCGCCCGCCCACGTCCCACCCGCCTTCGCCCCGGTCTCCGGTGACCTCTCCGACAGGCAGCGGTCCCTGTTGACGGTCTACTCGAGCGTTCTCAGCGAGGAGTCCCTGGAGGAGTTCCGCGCCCTGATCAGCGAACCCGACGACACGGAGGAGGAGTTCGAGGGCCTGGACCCGGACGCGGACGACGCCGCGGTCGACGGCCTCGCCGCGCGTATGCTGCCGGCCGTCCTCCGCAACCGCGAGAGGATGCCGCGGTCGACGGCTCTGGCGGCGGACGCCCCGGGCGGGGCGCGGCGCGCCGCGGACACGATGGCCGAGGCGATGGCGCAGTTGTACAACCCCGCGCAGCTGCGCGTCCTGCGGCGTCTGAGCACCCTCCTCGCGCAGGAGGACTCGACCACGGGCGAGGGCTCATCGTGA
- a CDS encoding cupredoxin domain-containing protein produces MSRRTVIALVAAGVLGLTACADDGEDPVLPTEEAAPETITVTAEETQFTGIPENMFSGTVDVVFENLDTDEHDLVVEELGDEQVIPATPGGESATGSVTLEPGTYTFYCSLGDHREMGMEVTVTVEDEE; encoded by the coding sequence ATGTCACGTCGTACCGTCATCGCCCTGGTCGCCGCTGGTGTCCTGGGCCTGACCGCCTGTGCCGACGACGGCGAGGACCCCGTCCTTCCCACGGAGGAGGCGGCCCCGGAGACCATCACCGTGACCGCCGAGGAGACCCAGTTCACCGGGATCCCGGAGAACATGTTCTCGGGCACCGTCGACGTCGTGTTCGAGAACCTGGACACGGACGAGCACGACCTGGTCGTGGAGGAGCTCGGCGACGAGCAGGTCATCCCCGCCACCCCCGGCGGGGAGAGCGCCACCGGCTCGGTCACCCTGGAGCCCGGCACCTACACCTTCTACTGCTCCCTGGGCGACCACCGGGAGATGGGCATGGAGGTCACCGTCACCGTCGAGGACGAGGAGTAG
- a CDS encoding aldehyde dehydrogenase family protein has protein sequence MTLLADDHTSSVFTGTWTPAKGGDAPVVSPSSGTVLGRIGIANGEDVRDAAARAARAQRDWAAASYEERAAVLRRAGDLLEANAEEISGWLRREGGAAAGMAGFQVHVSAAECFEAAALASQPHGEILRTAKPRLSFSRQVPVGVVGVIAPFNVPLILGIRSVAPALAVGNAVILKPDPRTAVCGGAVLAEVFRRAGLPEGVLQVLPGGAEAGQALVADPHVRVISFTGSTEAGRKVGEAAGRHLKRAHLELGGNSPLVVLDDVDVDAAASIGAWGSFLHQGQICMTTGRHLVHETVADAYVERLAAKADALAVGSTEVDGAALGPVIDAGQRDKIHALVTGSVDAGAQLRAGGTYEELFYRPTVLDRVVAATPAYAQEVFGPVAPVVRFSSIDELVELANTTEYGLSLGVLTHNPMRGMEIADRVPSGIVHINDQTVDDEAVAPFGGVGDSGTGSRFGGTRANLEAFTETQWVTMQADPARYPF, from the coding sequence GTGACCCTGCTCGCCGACGATCACACCTCGTCCGTCTTCACCGGAACGTGGACCCCCGCCAAGGGCGGTGACGCGCCCGTGGTCTCGCCGTCCTCCGGAACCGTCCTGGGCCGCATCGGCATCGCGAACGGCGAGGACGTCCGCGACGCCGCCGCCCGGGCCGCCCGGGCCCAGCGCGACTGGGCCGCGGCCTCCTACGAGGAGCGCGCCGCCGTGCTGCGGCGCGCGGGGGACCTGCTGGAGGCCAACGCCGAGGAGATCTCCGGCTGGCTGCGCCGCGAGGGCGGGGCGGCGGCCGGAATGGCCGGATTCCAGGTCCACGTCTCGGCGGCGGAGTGCTTCGAGGCCGCCGCCCTGGCCTCCCAGCCCCACGGCGAGATCCTGCGCACCGCCAAGCCCCGGCTGAGCTTCTCCCGCCAGGTGCCCGTCGGCGTCGTGGGCGTCATCGCGCCCTTCAACGTGCCGCTCATCCTGGGCATCCGCTCGGTCGCACCGGCGCTGGCGGTCGGCAACGCCGTCATCCTCAAGCCCGACCCGCGCACGGCGGTGTGCGGCGGAGCCGTCCTGGCCGAGGTCTTCCGCCGGGCCGGACTGCCCGAGGGCGTGCTGCAGGTCCTGCCCGGCGGGGCCGAGGCGGGCCAGGCCCTGGTCGCCGACCCCCACGTGCGGGTCATCTCCTTCACCGGCTCCACCGAGGCCGGGCGCAAGGTCGGCGAGGCCGCCGGGCGCCACCTCAAGCGCGCGCACCTGGAGCTGGGCGGCAACTCCCCGCTGGTGGTCCTGGACGACGTCGACGTGGACGCCGCCGCCTCGATCGGCGCCTGGGGCTCGTTCCTGCACCAGGGACAGATCTGCATGACGACCGGCCGACACCTGGTGCACGAGACGGTCGCCGACGCCTACGTCGAACGCCTGGCGGCCAAGGCCGACGCCCTGGCCGTGGGCAGCACCGAGGTGGACGGCGCCGCCCTGGGCCCGGTCATCGACGCCGGCCAGCGCGACAAGATCCACGCGCTGGTCACCGGCAGCGTCGACGCCGGGGCGCAGCTGCGGGCGGGCGGCACCTACGAAGAGCTGTTCTACCGGCCCACCGTCCTGGACCGGGTCGTGGCCGCCACACCCGCCTACGCCCAGGAGGTGTTCGGGCCGGTGGCCCCGGTGGTGCGCTTCTCCTCGATCGACGAGCTCGTGGAGCTGGCCAACACCACCGAGTACGGGCTGAGCCTGGGCGTGCTCACGCACAACCCGATGCGCGGCATGGAGATCGCCGACCGGGTCCCCAGCGGGATCGTGCACATCAACGACCAGACCGTGGACGACGAGGCCGTGGCGCCCTTCGGCGGGGTGGGCGACTCGGGCACCGGGTCCCGCTTCGGCGGCACGCGCGCCAACCTGGAGGCCTTCACCGAGACCCAGTGGGTGACGATGCAGGCCGACCCGGCCCGCTACCCCTTCTGA
- a CDS encoding ABC transporter ATP-binding protein: MNHQGEHGTMLKVTGLQKVYRGGATEVEAVRDLTFELAEGELVCLVGPSGCGKTTLLKCIAGLMPPTSGTVELAGRSITAPPPDMAVVFQEYGRSLFAWMSVRANVELPLKEKKLTKARRAELVAESLEAVGLTAFADSYPWQLSGGMQQRVAIARAIAYEPKVLLMDEPFAAVDAQTRADLEDLIRAIWHRMGVTVLFVTHDIDEAVYLGERVLVLSSSPTVVQDDITVDLPAERDQLTTRQDERFTELRARVYAQIQQAKNGAGGAAAGPAEAARASTAVH, translated from the coding sequence ATGAACCACCAAGGAGAACACGGCACCATGCTCAAGGTCACCGGACTGCAGAAGGTCTACCGCGGGGGAGCCACGGAGGTGGAGGCCGTGCGCGACCTCACCTTCGAGCTGGCCGAAGGCGAACTCGTGTGCCTGGTCGGCCCCTCCGGCTGCGGCAAGACGACGCTGCTCAAGTGCATCGCCGGACTCATGCCGCCCACCAGCGGCACCGTGGAGCTGGCCGGACGGTCCATCACCGCACCGCCGCCCGACATGGCCGTGGTGTTCCAGGAGTACGGCCGCAGCCTCTTCGCCTGGATGAGCGTGCGCGCCAACGTCGAACTCCCGCTCAAGGAGAAGAAGCTGACCAAGGCGCGCCGCGCCGAACTGGTCGCCGAGTCGCTGGAGGCCGTGGGCCTGACCGCGTTCGCCGACTCCTACCCCTGGCAGCTCTCCGGCGGCATGCAGCAGCGCGTGGCCATCGCCCGCGCCATCGCCTACGAGCCCAAGGTCCTGCTGATGGACGAGCCGTTCGCCGCCGTGGACGCCCAGACCCGAGCCGACCTGGAGGACCTCATCCGGGCCATCTGGCACCGCATGGGGGTCACCGTCCTGTTCGTCACCCACGACATCGACGAGGCCGTCTACCTGGGCGAGCGCGTCCTGGTCCTGTCATCCTCGCCCACCGTCGTGCAGGATGACATCACCGTCGACCTGCCCGCCGAACGCGACCAGCTCACCACCCGCCAGGACGAGCGCTTCACCGAGCTCCGCGCCCGCGTCTACGCCCAGATCCAGCAGGCCAAGAACGGCGCCGGGGGCGCCGCCGCCGGACCGGCCGAGGCCGCCCGGGCCTCGACCGCCGTGCACTGA
- a CDS encoding ABC transporter permease: MSRPTQTGPAAPAPAGSAPAGPRAAAAPRRTRGGTARRAGSRVLHVLLLPTVLIGVYAYASATSSSYYTPTPDLIAAAFAELWFSERLFSDVLPSIARLLTGFTLAALIGVSLGVLLGMSSRVRATLEPVLEFLRAIPPPVLVPLMILLAGIDDSMKVMVIVSGCVWPILLNTVEGVRAVDPVLADTARCYGIGGTTRLRVLVLRSASPQIMAGLRLALSLAIILMVISEMFASSSGLGFAIVQFQRSFAIPEMWAGMVLLGLIGFALSALFELAESRVLYWYRGLRAAHRGE, translated from the coding sequence ATGAGCCGGCCCACCCAGACCGGTCCGGCGGCGCCGGCCCCCGCCGGGTCCGCGCCGGCAGGCCCCCGGGCCGCCGCGGCGCCGCGCCGGACCCGCGGCGGCACCGCCCGCCGCGCCGGGAGCCGCGTGCTCCACGTCCTGCTCCTGCCCACGGTGCTCATCGGCGTCTACGCCTACGCCAGCGCCACCTCCAGCAGCTACTACACGCCCACGCCCGACCTCATCGCGGCCGCGTTCGCGGAGCTGTGGTTCTCCGAGCGCCTGTTCTCCGACGTGCTGCCCAGCATCGCCCGCCTGCTCACCGGGTTCACCCTGGCCGCCCTCATCGGGGTGTCACTGGGCGTGCTTCTGGGGATGTCCTCCCGTGTGCGCGCCACCCTCGAACCCGTCCTGGAGTTCCTGCGCGCCATCCCGCCGCCCGTCCTGGTCCCGCTGATGATCCTGCTCGCCGGCATCGACGACTCCATGAAGGTCATGGTCATCGTCTCCGGCTGCGTGTGGCCGATCCTGCTCAACACCGTCGAGGGCGTGCGGGCCGTGGACCCGGTCCTGGCCGACACCGCCCGCTGCTACGGCATCGGCGGCACCACCCGGCTGCGCGTGCTCGTCCTGCGCTCGGCCAGCCCGCAGATCATGGCGGGCCTGCGCCTGGCCCTGTCCCTGGCCATCATCCTCATGGTCATCAGCGAGATGTTCGCCAGCTCCAGCGGCCTGGGATTCGCCATCGTGCAGTTCCAGCGCAGCTTCGCCATCCCCGAGATGTGGGCCGGCATGGTGCTGTTGGGCCTGATCGGCTTCGCCCTGTCCGCGCTCTTCGAACTCGCCGAGAGCCGCGTCCTGTACTGGTACCGCGGCCTGCGCGCCGCCCACCGGGGGGAGTGA
- a CDS encoding ABC transporter permease: protein MTITPTTRRAPDPPDPPATGRRSRGPVLADLGRPLLGALGILALLGLWEAVPRLGVVSARYLPPASEVLAALGQRATTSGFWAAVGDTLAGWALGLAIAFVAAVVLGFTLGALPRVRAYTTSTVDFLRPIPSVALIPLAVLLYGTDIRSTLLLVVYACFWLIYIQVLYGVADVDPVAEQTARSYGLGRLARVRYVVWPTTLPYLMTGLRLAAAVALILSITAQLVIGSPGIGREIAVAQSSGAVESVYALIVATGALGVVINIGVRVLERRVLRWHTSVRGEATA, encoded by the coding sequence ATGACCATCACACCCACCACCCGCCGGGCGCCCGACCCGCCCGATCCGCCCGCGACCGGTCGGCGCTCGCGCGGACCCGTCCTCGCCGACCTGGGCCGCCCCCTGCTCGGAGCCCTGGGCATCCTGGCCCTCCTCGGGCTGTGGGAGGCCGTGCCGCGCCTGGGCGTGGTCTCCGCCCGCTACCTGCCGCCCGCCTCCGAGGTCCTGGCCGCGCTGGGACAGCGCGCCACCACCTCCGGGTTCTGGGCGGCGGTCGGCGACACCCTCGCCGGCTGGGCCCTGGGCCTGGCCATCGCCTTCGTCGCCGCGGTCGTGCTGGGCTTCACCCTGGGAGCCCTGCCCCGGGTCCGCGCCTACACCACCTCCACGGTCGACTTCCTGCGCCCCATCCCCTCGGTCGCGCTCATCCCGCTGGCCGTGCTGCTCTACGGCACCGACATCCGCTCCACGCTGCTCCTGGTCGTCTACGCCTGCTTCTGGCTCATCTACATCCAGGTGCTCTACGGCGTCGCCGACGTCGACCCCGTCGCCGAGCAGACCGCGCGCTCCTACGGGCTGGGCCGCCTGGCCCGCGTGCGCTACGTGGTGTGGCCCACGACCCTGCCCTACCTCATGACCGGGCTGCGCCTGGCCGCGGCCGTCGCCCTCATCCTGTCCATCACCGCCCAGCTCGTCATCGGCTCACCCGGCATCGGCCGGGAGATCGCCGTCGCGCAGTCCAGCGGCGCCGTCGAGTCCGTCTACGCCCTCATTGTCGCCACCGGCGCGCTGGGCGTGGTCATCAACATCGGCGTGCGCGTCCTGGAACGGCGCGTCCTGCGCTGGCACACGTCCGTCCGCGGGGAGGCCACCGCATGA
- a CDS encoding ABC transporter substrate-binding protein: MNRPLRTTILAAVATLTAASCGTDAGTAEDPAGDGPTPVTVGALPITAVAPLYLGVEQGLFEEHGLDVTIETGGGGATTVPRVVSGELDFAFGNVVSLMIAHEQGLPVTMVANGMTTTGDADTDYSALVVPPDSPLQSAADLEGATVAIDNLQNIGDTSVRNSVRVDGGDPADIDFVELAFPDMPGALSNGQVDAAWVVEPFLSISLAQGATPIAANFVDLHPELSIAAYFTADDLIASDPDTVDAFTEAMNASLDYATEHPDEAADVLTSFTEINPDLIEDLRWPRFPSEIDRDALETVAELMVTDGLIDSAPDLDTMIR, from the coding sequence ATGAACAGACCGCTCCGCACCACGATCCTGGCCGCCGTGGCGACCCTGACGGCCGCCTCCTGCGGTACCGACGCCGGGACCGCCGAGGATCCTGCCGGCGACGGACCCACCCCCGTCACCGTGGGCGCCCTGCCCATCACCGCCGTGGCCCCGCTCTACCTCGGTGTCGAACAGGGCCTGTTCGAGGAGCACGGTCTGGACGTGACCATCGAGACCGGAGGCGGCGGCGCCACCACCGTGCCCCGCGTGGTCAGCGGCGAACTCGACTTCGCCTTCGGCAACGTCGTCTCCCTGATGATCGCGCACGAGCAGGGCCTGCCCGTGACCATGGTCGCCAACGGGATGACCACCACCGGTGACGCCGACACCGACTACAGCGCCCTGGTCGTACCGCCCGACAGCCCGCTCCAGAGCGCCGCGGACCTGGAGGGGGCCACCGTGGCCATCGACAACCTCCAGAACATCGGCGACACCTCGGTGCGCAACTCCGTGCGGGTCGACGGGGGCGACCCCGCCGACATCGACTTCGTCGAACTCGCCTTTCCCGACATGCCCGGCGCCCTGTCCAACGGCCAGGTCGACGCCGCCTGGGTCGTCGAGCCCTTCCTCAGCATCTCCCTGGCCCAGGGCGCGACCCCCATCGCGGCGAACTTCGTCGACCTGCACCCCGAGCTCTCCATCGCCGCCTACTTCACCGCCGACGACCTCATCGCCTCCGACCCCGACACCGTGGACGCCTTCACCGAGGCCATGAACGCCTCCCTCGACTACGCCACCGAGCACCCCGACGAGGCGGCCGACGTCCTGACCTCCTTCACCGAGATCAACCCCGACCTGATCGAGGACCTGCGCTGGCCGCGCTTCCCGTCCGAGATCGACCGGGACGCCCTGGAGACCGTCGCCGAACTGATGGTCACCGACGGGCTGATCGACTCCGCTCCCGACCTGGACACGATGATCCGATGA
- a CDS encoding ABC transporter substrate-binding protein, which produces MRRPLVALTSGAALLAATACGAQGGEEDGELTTLTAGVIPIVDVAPVYLGVEQGIFAEHGIDLRLESASGGAAIVPGVINGEFDLGFSNMVSLIVAREEGLPLVTLSNGATTVGEQGADFGGVFVPDGSPIESAADLEGATVAINNLNNIGDTTVRESVREAGGDPAEVEFLELPFPDMPAALETGQIDAVWAVEPFASIIRESGQREIASNFVDTHENLSVAAYFASEPRVAEDPELFDDLTAALEESLAYAEDHPDDVRAAITTYTEIDESVIEQLTLPRFPAAIDTDSVQTLADLMIEDGMIESQPDLDALYR; this is translated from the coding sequence ATGCGCCGTCCTCTGGTCGCCCTCACCTCGGGCGCCGCCCTGCTGGCCGCCACCGCCTGCGGGGCCCAGGGAGGGGAGGAGGACGGCGAGCTGACCACCCTCACCGCGGGCGTCATCCCGATCGTCGACGTGGCCCCCGTCTACCTCGGTGTGGAACAGGGCATCTTCGCCGAGCACGGCATCGACCTGCGGCTGGAGTCGGCCTCCGGCGGCGCCGCCATCGTCCCGGGCGTCATCAACGGCGAGTTCGACCTCGGGTTCAGCAACATGGTCTCGCTCATCGTCGCCCGCGAGGAGGGCCTGCCCCTGGTCACGCTCTCCAACGGCGCCACCACGGTGGGGGAGCAGGGCGCCGACTTCGGCGGCGTCTTCGTCCCCGACGGCAGCCCCATCGAGAGCGCCGCGGACCTGGAGGGCGCCACGGTGGCGATCAACAACCTCAACAACATCGGCGACACCACGGTCCGCGAATCCGTGCGCGAGGCCGGGGGAGACCCCGCCGAGGTCGAGTTCCTCGAACTGCCCTTCCCGGACATGCCCGCCGCCCTGGAGACCGGACAGATCGACGCCGTCTGGGCGGTGGAGCCCTTCGCCTCGATCATCCGCGAGTCCGGACAGCGCGAGATCGCCTCCAACTTCGTCGACACCCACGAGAACCTGTCCGTGGCCGCCTACTTCGCCTCGGAACCGCGCGTGGCCGAGGACCCCGAGCTCTTCGACGACCTGACCGCCGCCCTGGAGGAGTCCCTGGCCTACGCCGAGGACCACCCCGACGACGTCCGCGCCGCCATCACCACCTACACCGAGATCGACGAGAGCGTGATCGAGCAGCTCACCCTGCCGCGCTTCCCCGCCGCCATCGACACCGACTCGGTCCAGACCCTCGCCGACCTCATGATCGAGGACGGGATGATCGAGTCCCAGCCCGACCTGGACGCGCTCTACCGGTAG
- a CDS encoding sucrase ferredoxin, with protein MRLPTAPDGSRGCSALARYTGEQIAGTAGQTGGWLLVEHNGPWRHPALASPGLDRAAAAELARRVAEHDVKPQLIKRPGAGRADDGGRPLRAYLAHTGRDGAWMRRVDFHDLAELLEYDVAAGARPEPPSFGTPVEHTLYLVCTHAKKDPCCAVLGRPVAGALAGGRAEVWETTHVGGDRFAANLVALPQGVYFGRLDPDAAVRTVAAFERGEVVPDHYRGRCTDSSAAQAAEAALRVRLGTVGLDEVVHLDERGTGTGVRVTLGHGGGVYTVSVATVEGQACPATCSALEPTRPVHCEVTEIRRAPASASH; from the coding sequence GTGCGCCTGCCCACCGCCCCCGACGGCAGCCGAGGCTGCTCGGCCCTGGCCCGCTACACCGGCGAGCAGATCGCCGGGACGGCCGGACAGACCGGAGGCTGGCTCCTGGTCGAGCACAACGGCCCCTGGCGCCACCCCGCCCTGGCCAGCCCCGGCCTGGACCGCGCCGCCGCCGCCGAACTGGCCCGGCGCGTGGCCGAGCACGACGTCAAGCCCCAGCTCATCAAGCGCCCGGGCGCCGGCCGCGCCGACGACGGCGGCCGCCCGCTGCGCGCCTACCTCGCGCACACCGGCCGTGACGGGGCCTGGATGCGGCGCGTGGACTTCCACGACCTCGCCGAACTGCTGGAGTACGACGTCGCCGCCGGGGCACGCCCCGAGCCGCCCTCCTTCGGCACCCCGGTCGAGCACACCCTGTACCTGGTGTGCACCCACGCCAAGAAGGACCCGTGCTGCGCCGTCCTGGGCCGCCCGGTGGCCGGCGCCCTGGCCGGCGGCCGGGCCGAGGTGTGGGAGACCACCCACGTGGGCGGGGACCGCTTCGCCGCCAACCTCGTGGCGCTGCCCCAGGGGGTGTACTTCGGCCGGTTGGACCCCGACGCGGCCGTGCGCACGGTGGCCGCCTTCGAGCGCGGCGAGGTCGTCCCGGACCACTACCGCGGCCGCTGCACCGACTCCTCCGCCGCCCAGGCGGCCGAGGCGGCCCTGCGCGTGCGCCTGGGCACCGTGGGCCTGGACGAGGTCGTCCACCTGGACGAGCGCGGGACCGGCACCGGGGTGCGCGTCACCCTGGGCCACGGCGGCGGCGTGTACACGGTCTCGGTCGCCACCGTCGAGGGCCAGGCCTGCCCGGCCACGTGCTCGGCGCTGGAACCCACCCGCCCGGTCCACTGCGAGGTCACCGAGATCCGGCGGGCCCCGGCCTCCGCCTCCCACTGA
- a CDS encoding serine/threonine-protein kinase, producing MRTLAPLESADPERIGRYRLINRLGSGGMGQVFLGRSAGGRAVAIKRIHPHMAADASFRERFAREVNAARQVSGAFTAPVIDAGPDDEVPWLVTSYVPSLPLDEAVQAHGPLPESSVHVLAAGLAEALTEIHRVGLIHRDLKPGNVLLSEDGPRVIDFGISRATDGTAATQSVIGTPGFMSPEQVQGEALGPTSDLFAYGAVLAFAATGSGPFGEGNMPTMVMRIISREPDLSAVPESLRHLVAACLSKDASGRPSPGEILDYLGDVPAGTAWLPPSVLRGVQEQVAKVNQALAGSANDAQATGGHHRTEVLGAGGAAVLGGAAGAAAGAAAAGAFGDDQATRVAPAGGPTAQGAGDHGATSVMGAQGQGHQPTAQGQGYQPTAQFPAAQQQGTPPTTQYGQSQYGQGQGRYGQQTRSGDDDPYAGLYERGGGPATAGYQQQEQQRRMQAEQARAQQQAEEHRRRAEQQRQMEEQRRRQEAERAHRERLRAEQEATRRAQAQARQANQPGVWGFVKLLPLLILPLVQIPLGYGASLAWRWFTAESGVWTGSVFFFEPLSMSGFWSATMLGYFVFNNLVSLEFLVRSLRTAFVTGAVLALSVIAATNFLLYGFGFWG from the coding sequence TTGAGGACGTTGGCTCCCTTGGAGAGCGCGGATCCGGAGAGGATCGGCCGGTACCGGCTGATCAACCGCTTGGGATCCGGTGGCATGGGCCAGGTGTTCCTGGGGCGTTCGGCCGGGGGGAGAGCGGTCGCGATCAAGCGCATCCACCCGCACATGGCCGCCGACGCCTCCTTCCGCGAGCGCTTCGCCCGCGAGGTGAACGCGGCCCGCCAGGTCAGCGGTGCCTTCACCGCCCCGGTCATCGACGCCGGACCCGACGACGAGGTGCCCTGGCTGGTCACCTCCTATGTCCCCTCGCTGCCACTGGACGAGGCGGTCCAGGCCCACGGGCCGCTGCCCGAGTCCAGCGTGCACGTGCTCGCGGCCGGTCTGGCCGAGGCGCTCACCGAGATCCACCGGGTCGGGCTGATCCACCGCGACCTCAAGCCCGGCAACGTCCTGCTGTCCGAGGACGGCCCGCGCGTGATCGACTTCGGCATCTCCCGCGCCACCGACGGCACGGCCGCCACGCAGTCGGTCATCGGCACCCCGGGGTTCATGAGCCCCGAACAGGTCCAGGGCGAGGCGCTCGGCCCCACCAGCGACCTGTTCGCCTACGGCGCCGTGCTGGCCTTCGCCGCCACCGGCTCGGGCCCCTTCGGCGAGGGCAACATGCCCACGATGGTCATGCGCATCATCAGCCGCGAGCCGGACCTGTCCGCGGTCCCGGAGTCGCTGCGCCACCTGGTGGCGGCGTGCCTGTCCAAGGACGCCTCCGGTCGGCCGAGCCCCGGCGAGATCCTCGACTACCTCGGCGACGTGCCCGCGGGCACCGCCTGGCTGCCTCCGTCGGTGCTCAGGGGTGTGCAGGAGCAGGTCGCCAAGGTCAACCAGGCGCTGGCGGGCTCGGCGAACGACGCCCAGGCCACCGGTGGGCACCACCGCACCGAGGTCCTGGGCGCGGGCGGCGCCGCCGTCCTGGGCGGGGCCGCCGGAGCCGCGGCCGGAGCCGCCGCGGCGGGCGCGTTCGGCGACGACCAGGCCACCCGGGTCGCCCCGGCGGGCGGTCCGACCGCCCAGGGCGCGGGCGACCACGGCGCCACCTCGGTCATGGGCGCCCAGGGGCAGGGGCACCAGCCCACCGCTCAGGGGCAGGGCTACCAGCCCACCGCCCAGTTCCCCGCCGCACAGCAGCAGGGGACGCCGCCCACGACCCAGTACGGGCAGTCGCAGTACGGGCAGGGCCAGGGCCGGTACGGGCAGCAGACCCGTTCCGGTGACGACGACCCCTACGCCGGGCTGTACGAGCGCGGTGGCGGCCCCGCCACCGCCGGGTACCAGCAGCAGGAGCAGCAGCGCCGGATGCAGGCCGAGCAGGCGCGCGCCCAGCAGCAGGCGGAGGAGCACCGGCGCCGGGCCGAGCAGCAGCGGCAGATGGAGGAGCAGCGCCGCCGCCAGGAGGCCGAGCGCGCGCACCGCGAGCGCCTGCGCGCCGAGCAGGAGGCCACGCGCCGGGCCCAGGCCCAGGCGCGCCAGGCGAACCAGCCGGGCGTGTGGGGCTTCGTCAAGCTCCTGCCCCTGCTGATCCTGCCGCTGGTCCAGATCCCGCTGGGCTACGGCGCCTCGCTGGCCTGGAGGTGGTTCACCGCTGAGAGCGGCGTGTGGACCGGTTCGGTCTTCTTCTTCGAGCCGCTGAGCATGTCCGGGTTCTGGAGCGCGACGATGCTCGGGTACTTCGTGTTCAACAACCTGGTGTCGCTGGAGTTCCTGGTGCGGTCGCTGCGTACGGCGTTCGTCACCGGGGCGGTGCTGGCGCTGAGCGTCATCGCGGCGACGAACTTCCTGCTCTACGGGTTCGGTTTCTGGGGCTGA